From a region of the Streptacidiphilus albus JL83 genome:
- a CDS encoding sensor histidine kinase — protein sequence MDLNVAEAAASAIAGLGVGLAAALSFRWSEKERRKPAKRVEQQPEPELPPGVDTVLSVLRSCAVVLDDSDQVIKASSAAYALGLVRGGAIAVDAMLAMARLTRRDGEIRQADLEIPRRPGGKAGSDALAVSVRVAPLGSRLVLVLVEDLTEARRIEAVRRDFVANVSHELKTPVGALSLLSEAVQDASDDPEAVRRFAGRMLIEATRLTSLVQEIIELSRVQDDDRLVDPEPVPVDELVAEAMDRCRHQAAAKQIVMAAGGIAGLHLHGNRGQLAAALGNLVENAVNYSPARTRVAIAARKVPGKKNDVVEISVTDQGTGISEKDRERIFERFYRVDPARSRATGGTGLGLSIVKHVAASHGGTVSVWSVEGQGSTFTLRLPVARQAERSAIEPSDHPQSDPHAVDMSVVDTSEVDTPDGDAVHHVDADDPEPLTTNLPAPEVQP from the coding sequence ATGGATCTGAACGTGGCCGAAGCCGCTGCGAGCGCGATCGCTGGGCTCGGGGTCGGCCTCGCCGCCGCGCTCTCCTTCCGCTGGAGCGAGAAGGAGCGCCGGAAGCCGGCCAAGCGCGTCGAGCAGCAGCCCGAGCCGGAACTGCCCCCAGGTGTGGACACCGTACTGTCCGTGCTGCGCTCGTGCGCCGTCGTTCTCGACGACAGCGACCAGGTGATCAAGGCCAGCTCCGCCGCCTACGCGCTGGGACTGGTCCGCGGCGGAGCCATCGCCGTGGACGCCATGCTCGCCATGGCCCGGCTCACCCGGCGCGACGGCGAGATACGACAGGCGGACCTGGAGATCCCGCGCCGCCCCGGAGGCAAGGCCGGCAGCGACGCGCTCGCCGTGTCCGTGCGGGTCGCCCCGCTCGGCTCGCGGCTGGTGCTGGTGCTGGTCGAGGACCTCACCGAGGCCCGGCGGATCGAGGCGGTCCGCCGCGACTTCGTCGCCAACGTCTCGCACGAGCTGAAGACCCCGGTCGGCGCGCTGTCGCTGCTGAGCGAGGCCGTGCAGGACGCCAGCGACGATCCCGAGGCGGTCCGGCGGTTCGCCGGACGTATGCTCATCGAGGCCACCCGGCTCACCAGCCTGGTCCAGGAGATCATCGAGCTCTCCCGGGTCCAGGACGACGACCGCCTGGTGGACCCGGAACCCGTCCCGGTGGACGAACTGGTCGCCGAGGCGATGGACCGCTGCCGCCACCAGGCCGCGGCCAAGCAGATCGTCATGGCGGCCGGCGGGATCGCCGGCCTCCACCTCCACGGCAACCGCGGCCAGCTGGCCGCGGCGCTCGGCAACCTGGTCGAGAACGCCGTCAACTACAGCCCCGCCCGCACCCGCGTCGCGATCGCCGCCCGCAAGGTGCCGGGGAAGAAGAACGACGTGGTGGAGATATCGGTCACCGACCAGGGCACCGGCATCTCCGAGAAGGACCGCGAGCGGATCTTCGAGCGCTTCTACCGGGTCGATCCGGCCCGGTCCCGCGCCACCGGTGGCACCGGCCTCGGTCTGTCCATCGTCAAGCACGTCGCCGCATCCCACGGCGGCACCGTCTCGGTGTGGAGCGTCGAGGGACAGGGCTCGACCTTCACCCTGCGCCTGCCCGTCGCCCGCCAGGCCGAACGGTCGGCCATCGAACCCAGTGACCACCCGCAGTCCGACCCGCACGCCGTCGACATGTCAGTGGTCGACACGTCTGAGGTCGACACGCCCGACGGCGACGCCGTGCACCACGTCGACGCCGACGACCCCGAACCGCTCACCACCAACCTGCCTGCCCCGGAGGTCCAGCCGTGA
- a CDS encoding CarD family transcriptional regulator, with amino-acid sequence MTFKVGDTVVYPHHGAALIEAIEIRQIKGVDKTYLVLKVQQGDLTLRVPAENAEFVGVRDVVGQDGLDRVFEVLRAPYTEEPTNWSRRYKANLEKLASGDVIKVAEVVRDLWRRERERGLSAGEKRMLAKARQILVSELALAENTNEDKAETLLDEVLAS; translated from the coding sequence ATGACGTTCAAGGTTGGCGACACCGTGGTCTACCCCCATCACGGGGCCGCACTGATCGAAGCAATCGAGATTCGCCAGATCAAAGGTGTGGACAAGACCTACCTGGTGCTGAAGGTGCAGCAGGGTGACCTGACGCTGCGCGTGCCTGCAGAGAACGCCGAGTTTGTGGGCGTGCGCGACGTGGTCGGTCAGGATGGGTTGGACCGGGTCTTCGAGGTCCTGCGGGCACCGTACACCGAAGAGCCCACCAACTGGTCCCGCCGATACAAGGCGAACCTGGAAAAGCTCGCCTCGGGCGACGTTATCAAGGTCGCGGAGGTTGTGCGCGACCTTTGGCGGCGTGAGCGCGAGCGCGGTCTGTCCGCCGGTGAGAAGCGGATGCTGGCGAAGGCCAGGCAGATTCTGGTGAGTGAGCTGGCACTCGCCGAGAACACCAACGAGGACAAGGCCGAGACGCTGCTCGACGAGGTTCTTGCCTCCTGA
- a CDS encoding DUF6059 family protein translates to MWLLRPVGRSLITMGALYVGAEALAQLPTGSGLPPGHPERLCPDLPLTLLELQLELELAQLMELERVMGRRARPWNRDTE, encoded by the coding sequence GTGTGGTTGTTGCGGCCGGTCGGGCGGTCGCTGATCACCATGGGCGCGCTGTACGTCGGCGCGGAGGCCCTGGCCCAGCTGCCGACCGGTTCGGGCCTGCCGCCGGGACACCCCGAGCGGCTGTGCCCCGATCTGCCGCTGACCCTGCTGGAGCTCCAGTTGGAACTGGAGCTGGCACAGCTGATGGAGCTGGAGCGGGTGATGGGGCGGCGCGCCCGCCCCTGGAACCGCGACACCGAGTGA
- a CDS encoding chitinase → MNRSGSARAVLTGLTTAAVAAGMVMLGSGGAQAAVQHQASGANRPMPSRVVAPYYESWMAGSPAATAAQSGNKYLTMAFLQTAAPGSCTAYWNGDTTTPIASSSFGSDIAAIQAAGGNVIPSFGGYGADTTNTDIADSCTNVKAIAAVYESLVTTYHVTRIDLDIEADSLSNTAGIDRRNKAVALAEHWAQKTGHSLQFSYTMPTTFNGLLANTLAVLQNAIANHAHVGVVNVMTFDYYDGAYVHDMAADSISAANAVHTQLSALYPDKGSAGVWGMIGVTEMPGIDDYGADETFTTANAATVEKWAASKKINTLSFWALQRDNGGCVGTGGAGDCSGVAQNTWQFSHAFEPFGVIDNWGHK, encoded by the coding sequence ATGAACCGATCCGGATCCGCTCGTGCCGTGCTGACCGGCCTGACCACGGCGGCCGTCGCCGCCGGCATGGTGATGCTCGGGAGCGGTGGCGCGCAGGCCGCGGTGCAGCACCAGGCATCCGGTGCGAACCGCCCGATGCCCTCGCGCGTCGTCGCCCCGTACTACGAGTCGTGGATGGCCGGCAGCCCTGCCGCGACCGCCGCGCAGTCCGGCAACAAGTACCTGACGATGGCCTTCCTGCAGACGGCGGCGCCCGGTTCCTGTACCGCGTACTGGAACGGCGACACCACCACGCCGATCGCCTCGTCCAGCTTCGGTTCGGACATCGCCGCGATCCAGGCCGCCGGCGGGAACGTCATCCCCTCCTTCGGCGGTTACGGCGCGGACACCACCAACACCGACATCGCGGACAGCTGCACCAACGTCAAGGCGATCGCGGCGGTCTACGAGAGCCTGGTCACCACCTACCACGTGACCCGGATCGACCTCGACATCGAGGCCGACTCGCTGTCCAACACCGCCGGGATCGACCGCCGCAACAAGGCGGTCGCGCTGGCCGAGCACTGGGCCCAGAAGACCGGCCACAGCCTGCAGTTCTCCTACACCATGCCGACCACCTTCAACGGCCTGCTCGCCAACACCCTTGCGGTGCTGCAGAACGCCATCGCCAACCACGCCCATGTCGGCGTCGTCAACGTGATGACCTTCGACTACTACGACGGCGCCTACGTCCACGACATGGCGGCCGACTCGATCAGCGCGGCGAACGCGGTCCACACCCAGCTCTCCGCGCTCTACCCGGACAAGGGCTCGGCCGGTGTCTGGGGCATGATCGGCGTCACCGAGATGCCGGGCATCGACGACTACGGCGCGGACGAGACCTTCACCACCGCCAACGCGGCGACGGTGGAGAAGTGGGCCGCCTCGAAGAAGATCAACACGCTCTCCTTCTGGGCGCTCCAGCGGGACAACGGCGGCTGCGTCGGCACCGGCGGGGCCGGTGACTGCTCGGGTGTCGCGCAGAACACCTGGCAGTTCAGCCACGCCTTCGAGCCCTTCGGCGTCATCGACAACTGGGGCCACAAGTAG
- a CDS encoding TetR/AcrR family transcriptional regulator — protein MNDAEPTEHSGTHAPEPAPKGSRRGPKDKPVGPGSPSPEPLSSGDGQPPAVAAPHEPSAKTAKSEQTRALILETAMRLFQERGYDKTTMRAIAAEAGVSVGNAYYYFDGKEFLIQGFYDRMTHEHAVDARARMAGRTDFAERLQIALESWVDCAADYHEFAAQFFRTAADPNSALSPFSNESHPARATAVQIFREVLDGSNLGPKLDPELEELLPDLLWLHLMVVVLYWVFDRTEDTERTRAFVKRCAPFVAKIVALSRYRVFRPLVRDAVDMIKDFVLPTIGKTATGRTGAGETAAGTAGGTAPAAPAGKRRRRS, from the coding sequence GTGAACGACGCCGAGCCGACCGAGCACTCCGGTACCCACGCACCCGAACCCGCGCCGAAGGGCTCGCGGCGGGGGCCGAAGGACAAGCCCGTCGGCCCCGGGAGCCCGTCGCCGGAGCCGCTCAGCTCCGGCGACGGGCAGCCGCCTGCGGTGGCAGCGCCCCACGAGCCCTCGGCGAAGACCGCCAAGAGCGAGCAGACCCGGGCGCTGATCCTGGAGACCGCGATGCGGCTCTTCCAGGAGCGCGGCTACGACAAGACCACCATGCGGGCCATCGCCGCCGAGGCGGGCGTCTCCGTCGGGAACGCCTACTACTACTTCGACGGCAAAGAGTTCCTCATCCAGGGGTTCTACGACCGGATGACGCACGAGCACGCGGTCGACGCGCGGGCGCGGATGGCGGGGCGGACCGACTTCGCCGAGCGGTTGCAGATCGCGCTGGAGTCCTGGGTGGACTGCGCCGCCGACTACCACGAGTTCGCGGCCCAGTTCTTCCGTACGGCGGCCGACCCGAACAGTGCGCTCAGCCCGTTCTCCAACGAGTCGCACCCGGCCCGGGCCACGGCGGTGCAGATCTTCCGCGAGGTCCTGGACGGCTCCAACCTCGGTCCCAAGCTCGATCCGGAGCTGGAGGAACTGCTCCCGGACCTGCTCTGGCTGCACCTGATGGTGGTCGTCCTGTACTGGGTCTTCGACCGCACCGAGGACACCGAGCGCACCCGCGCCTTCGTCAAGCGCTGCGCCCCCTTCGTCGCCAAGATCGTCGCCCTCTCCCGCTACCGCGTCTTCCGCCCCCTGGTCCGCGACGCGGTGGACATGATCAAGGACTTCGTCCTGCCCACCATCGGCAAGACCGCTACCGGCAGGACCGGCGCGGGGGAGACCGCGGCCGGCACCGCCGGCGGCACCGCCCCGGCCGCACCCGCCGGGAAGCGCAGGCGCCGCAGCTGA
- a CDS encoding response regulator transcription factor, producing the protein MTRVLVVEDEESFSDALSYMLRKEGFEVAIAATGPDALDQFERNGADLVLLDLMLPGLPGTEVCRQLRAKSSVPVIMVTAKDSEIDKVVGLEIGADDYVTKPYSTRELVARIRAVLRRRGEPEAVDGGPGALEAGPVRMDVDRHVVTVDGAKVDLPLKEFDLLEMLLRNAGRVLTRMQLIDRVWGADYVGDTKTLDVHVKRLRAKIEPDPGAPRFLVTVRGLGYKFEP; encoded by the coding sequence GTGACCCGTGTCCTCGTCGTCGAAGACGAAGAGTCCTTCAGCGATGCCCTTTCCTACATGCTCCGCAAGGAGGGCTTCGAGGTGGCCATCGCCGCCACCGGCCCGGACGCGCTGGACCAGTTCGAGCGCAACGGCGCCGACCTGGTCCTGCTCGACCTCATGCTGCCCGGCCTGCCCGGCACCGAGGTCTGCCGCCAGCTGCGGGCCAAGTCCAGCGTCCCCGTGATCATGGTCACGGCCAAGGACAGCGAGATCGACAAGGTTGTCGGCCTGGAGATAGGCGCCGACGACTATGTGACCAAGCCCTATTCCACCCGTGAGCTGGTCGCCCGGATCCGCGCGGTGCTCCGCCGCCGGGGCGAGCCGGAGGCCGTCGACGGCGGGCCCGGCGCGCTGGAGGCCGGACCGGTCCGGATGGACGTCGACCGCCACGTCGTCACCGTGGACGGCGCCAAGGTCGACCTGCCGCTCAAGGAGTTCGACCTGCTGGAGATGCTGCTCCGGAACGCGGGCCGGGTGCTCACCCGGATGCAGCTGATCGACCGGGTCTGGGGCGCGGACTACGTCGGCGACACCAAGACCCTGGACGTCCACGTGAAGCGGCTGCGGGCCAAGATCGAGCCGGACCCGGGCGCGCCGCGCTTCCTGGTCACGGTCCGTGGCCTCGGATACAAGTTCGAGCCGTAA
- the ispD gene encoding 2-C-methyl-D-erythritol 4-phosphate cytidylyltransferase has product MNAAAVVPAAGRGERLGPGAPKALRELGGVPLLVHAVRALARSRAVTLVVVVAPSDGVAQVRALLDGARPEGADGPDIKVVAGGATRQESVRLGLAALPPQVDVVLVHDAARPLVPVDVVDAVARAVAEGAGAVVPGVPLADTVKLVGPASGPGRPEPVLGTPDRSTLRAVQTPQGFRRELLQQVHDRALADALDATDDAGLVEHYGGEVVVVPGHEEAFKVTRPLDLVLAEAVLARRRAQDDF; this is encoded by the coding sequence CTGAACGCCGCAGCAGTGGTCCCCGCCGCAGGCCGGGGCGAGCGACTGGGCCCGGGCGCCCCCAAGGCCCTGCGTGAACTCGGCGGCGTCCCGCTGCTGGTCCACGCCGTCCGCGCGCTCGCCCGCTCCCGTGCCGTGACGCTGGTCGTCGTGGTCGCCCCGTCCGACGGCGTCGCCCAGGTGCGCGCGCTGCTGGACGGCGCCCGCCCGGAGGGCGCGGACGGGCCCGACATCAAGGTGGTCGCCGGCGGCGCCACCCGGCAGGAGTCGGTCCGGCTCGGCCTGGCCGCGCTGCCGCCGCAGGTGGACGTGGTGCTGGTGCACGACGCCGCCCGCCCGCTGGTCCCGGTGGACGTGGTGGACGCGGTCGCCCGCGCGGTCGCGGAGGGGGCCGGCGCGGTCGTCCCCGGCGTCCCGCTGGCGGACACGGTCAAGCTGGTCGGCCCGGCCTCCGGGCCCGGACGGCCGGAGCCGGTGCTGGGCACCCCGGACCGCTCCACGCTGCGCGCGGTGCAGACGCCGCAGGGCTTCCGCCGCGAGCTGCTGCAGCAGGTCCACGACCGGGCGCTCGCTGACGCCCTGGACGCCACCGACGACGCCGGCCTGGTCGAGCACTACGGCGGCGAGGTGGTGGTGGTCCCCGGGCACGAGGAGGCCTTCAAGGTCACCCGCCCGCTGGACCTGGTCCTGGCCGAGGCGGTTCTGGCCCGGAGGAGGGCGCAGGATGACTTCTGA
- a CDS encoding GNAT family N-acetyltransferase translates to MATVTTPSGSSDGIEIRTVQEAELADWGRAVSSGFMEAKGDGAPEFRSAQFDPGRTLGAYDRGRCVGTFRSMARELTVPGGATLTSDAVTNVTVAATHRRRGLLTRMMTQDLATAVERGDSLAILIAAEYRIYGRYGFGPSTAHRGYLIDKLRAGSVRVPAEAEEGSFELLTVEEWRKYGPELHDRFRLTQPGAINRRPVNWRLRTGDLKGPGSDWKEPLIVLHRDRFGRPAGLLTYKVVDEWPNMVTKCELKVTDHIAVDRAASAALWRYALSVDWIDRVRIENIAPDDPLPLLLDDPRACVDGGDSSNDFMWLRVLDAPKAFSARTYAAPGRVVLQVTDRLGHVDGRFAVEAAADGTGQCVRVGHAGEPADVALDASALGTLYLSSDSPARLHAAGLIDELRPGGVARLGSLLHTDFRPWCPDGF, encoded by the coding sequence ATGGCGACAGTGACGACACCCAGCGGATCCAGCGACGGCATCGAGATCAGGACGGTCCAGGAGGCGGAACTCGCCGACTGGGGGCGGGCGGTCAGCAGCGGCTTCATGGAGGCCAAGGGCGACGGCGCGCCGGAGTTCCGCAGTGCCCAGTTCGATCCGGGTCGCACCCTGGGCGCCTACGACCGGGGGCGCTGTGTCGGCACCTTCCGCAGCATGGCACGGGAGCTCACGGTCCCCGGCGGCGCGACGCTGACCAGCGACGCCGTCACCAACGTCACCGTCGCCGCCACCCACCGCCGGCGCGGCCTGCTCACCCGGATGATGACCCAGGACCTCGCCACCGCCGTGGAGCGCGGCGACAGCCTCGCCATCCTCATCGCCGCCGAGTACCGGATCTACGGCCGCTACGGCTTCGGCCCGTCCACCGCGCACCGGGGCTACCTGATCGACAAGCTCCGCGCGGGCAGTGTCCGCGTGCCGGCCGAGGCCGAGGAGGGCAGCTTCGAACTGCTCACCGTCGAGGAGTGGCGCAAGTACGGGCCCGAGCTGCACGACCGCTTCCGCCTCACCCAGCCCGGCGCGATCAACCGACGCCCCGTCAACTGGCGGCTGCGGACCGGTGACCTGAAGGGCCCCGGGTCCGACTGGAAGGAGCCGCTGATCGTGCTCCACCGCGACCGGTTCGGCCGCCCCGCCGGGCTGCTCACCTACAAGGTCGTCGACGAGTGGCCGAACATGGTCACCAAGTGCGAGCTCAAGGTCACCGACCACATCGCCGTCGACCGCGCCGCCTCGGCCGCGCTCTGGCGCTATGCGCTGAGCGTCGACTGGATCGACCGGGTCCGGATCGAGAACATCGCCCCGGACGACCCGCTGCCGCTGCTCCTGGACGACCCCCGGGCCTGCGTGGACGGCGGCGACAGCAGCAACGACTTCATGTGGCTGCGCGTCCTGGACGCTCCCAAGGCCTTCTCCGCCCGCACCTACGCCGCCCCCGGCCGGGTCGTGCTCCAGGTCACCGACCGACTCGGCCATGTCGACGGGCGCTTCGCCGTCGAGGCGGCGGCGGACGGGACCGGACAGTGCGTCCGCGTCGGCCATGCGGGCGAGCCGGCGGACGTGGCGCTGGACGCGAGCGCTCTCGGCACGCTCTACCTGAGCAGCGACTCCCCCGCCCGCCTGCACGCGGCCGGGCTGATCGACGAGCTCCGCCCCGGCGGCGTCGCCCGTCTCGGCTCGCTGCTGCACACCGACTTCCGCCCCTGGTGCCCGGACGGCTTCTGA
- a CDS encoding thiol-disulfide oxidoreductase DCC family protein: MILEEGSTDGAIRSLTVLYDAACPLCRHVRGWLERQWQLVPLEFVAAGSERAEQRYPGLDHARTLREITVISDGGEVYEAAEAWVVCLWALKRHRAMSHRLSTPAGARFARSAVLAAAKWREASKGASAAPRGTKASVRPTAQGTAGRTSPSTLSGPWTWNGRAWTPTGAPQPSAPADAPCGEHCAAPPG, from the coding sequence ATGATTCTGGAAGAGGGTTCGACCGACGGCGCGATCAGGTCACTGACCGTGCTGTACGACGCCGCCTGCCCGCTCTGCCGCCATGTCCGCGGCTGGTTGGAACGGCAGTGGCAGCTCGTTCCGCTGGAGTTCGTCGCAGCCGGATCCGAGCGGGCAGAACAGCGCTACCCGGGGCTCGACCATGCCCGAACGCTTCGTGAGATCACCGTCATCAGCGACGGCGGTGAGGTGTACGAGGCAGCCGAGGCCTGGGTGGTGTGCCTGTGGGCACTCAAGCGCCACCGGGCGATGTCCCACCGGCTCAGCACTCCGGCCGGGGCCCGGTTCGCCCGGAGCGCGGTGCTGGCCGCCGCGAAGTGGCGGGAGGCTTCGAAGGGCGCGAGCGCTGCCCCTCGGGGAACGAAGGCGTCCGTCCGACCGACTGCACAGGGGACAGCCGGTCGGACGTCGCCCTCCACCCTGTCGGGGCCGTGGACCTGGAACGGCCGGGCCTGGACGCCGACCGGCGCTCCGCAGCCGTCGGCGCCGGCGGACGCGCCCTGCGGCGAGCACTGTGCTGCGCCGCCCGGATAG
- a CDS encoding phosphoglyceromutase: MADAPYRLVLLRHGESQWNEKNLFTGWVDVDLNAKGEKEALRGGELLAAEGLLPDVLHTSLLRRAIRTAQIALDRADRHWIPVHRSWRLNERHYGALQGKDKAQTLAEFGEEQFMLWRRSYDTPPPPLADDAEYSQAHDLRYAQLPADVRPRTECLKDVVERMLPYWYDSIVPDLADGRTVLVTAHGNSLRALVKHLDGISDEDIAGLNIPTGIPLLYELDADFQPITKGGRYLDPEAAKVAAEAVANQGKKK; encoded by the coding sequence ATGGCTGATGCTCCCTACCGTCTTGTCCTGCTCCGCCACGGCGAGAGCCAGTGGAACGAGAAGAACCTCTTCACCGGTTGGGTCGATGTCGACCTCAACGCCAAGGGTGAGAAGGAGGCCCTGCGCGGCGGCGAGCTCCTCGCCGCCGAGGGCCTGCTCCCCGATGTCCTGCACACCTCGCTGCTGCGCCGCGCCATCCGCACCGCGCAGATCGCCCTGGACCGGGCCGACCGCCACTGGATCCCGGTCCACCGCTCCTGGCGTCTGAACGAGCGTCACTACGGTGCGCTCCAGGGCAAGGACAAGGCACAGACCCTGGCCGAGTTCGGCGAGGAGCAGTTCATGCTCTGGCGCCGTTCCTACGACACCCCGCCGCCCCCGCTCGCCGACGACGCCGAGTACTCGCAGGCGCACGACCTCCGCTACGCCCAGCTCCCCGCCGACGTCCGGCCGCGGACGGAGTGCCTCAAGGACGTCGTCGAGCGGATGCTGCCCTACTGGTACGACTCGATCGTCCCGGACCTCGCGGACGGCCGCACGGTGCTGGTGACGGCGCACGGCAACTCGCTGCGCGCGCTGGTCAAGCACCTGGACGGGATCTCCGACGAGGACATCGCCGGGCTGAACATCCCCACCGGCATCCCGCTGCTCTACGAGCTGGACGCCGACTTCCAGCCGATCACCAAGGGCGGACGCTACCTCGACCCGGAGGCCGCCAAGGTCGCCGCCGAGGCGGTCGCCAACCAGGGCAAGAAGAAGTAG
- a CDS encoding MDR family MFS transporter, producing the protein MPQSPAPRPASPSWLRATARETVGGLPSTFWWLWTSTLVNRLGGFVVTFLALYLTVDRGLSPAFAGLVASLYGLGGSVASVAGGVLADRIGRRPTLLVSQSSAAAGTMVLGFVHPPWAIAVTAALLGFAANASRPAVSAIMADLVPAEDRVRAYSLNYWAFNMGAAFSAAVAGLIAAHGYLLLFVGDSATTLLCALVVFARVPETRPELRPGTASSGGTEKSGGTEKSGETGGSGKKSAAASHDRPGIGSVLRNRVFMALVGLTFLLAFINYQGLVALPITMGREGYSAADYGLVVSLNGVLIVLLQIPVTRFAKGRNRTAMLTAAALLTGCGFGLAAFAGSVWFYAFTVSIWTAGEMLAVPANSALVAELSPIHSRGRYQGAYSLAWSGASFLAPMTAGFLITASGGDAVWLSCTVLGVLTAAGYVRLLRGRIPEAAGAAPQRPAEPVPAAVPAAVPAPASPEPDSIKKNPGATLGTPS; encoded by the coding sequence GTGCCCCAATCGCCCGCGCCTCGGCCGGCTTCCCCTTCCTGGCTTCGGGCAACGGCGCGGGAGACCGTCGGCGGGCTGCCGTCGACCTTCTGGTGGCTCTGGACGAGCACGTTGGTGAACCGGCTCGGCGGCTTCGTGGTCACCTTCCTGGCGTTGTACCTGACGGTGGACCGGGGCCTGTCCCCGGCCTTCGCCGGCCTGGTCGCCTCGCTCTACGGACTGGGCGGCAGCGTCGCCTCCGTCGCCGGCGGGGTGCTCGCGGACCGGATCGGCCGGCGCCCGACGCTGCTGGTGTCCCAGTCGAGCGCCGCCGCCGGAACCATGGTGCTGGGATTCGTCCACCCGCCGTGGGCGATCGCGGTCACCGCCGCGCTGCTGGGCTTCGCCGCCAACGCCTCCCGCCCGGCCGTGTCCGCGATCATGGCGGACCTGGTCCCGGCCGAGGACCGGGTGCGGGCCTACTCGCTCAACTACTGGGCCTTCAACATGGGCGCGGCCTTCTCGGCGGCGGTGGCCGGTCTGATCGCGGCCCACGGCTACCTGCTGCTCTTCGTCGGCGACTCCGCCACCACGCTGCTCTGCGCGCTGGTGGTCTTCGCCCGCGTCCCGGAGACCCGGCCGGAGCTGCGGCCCGGGACCGCTTCGTCCGGGGGGACGGAGAAGTCCGGGGGGACGGAGAAGTCCGGGGAGACCGGCGGGAGCGGGAAGAAGTCCGCCGCCGCGTCCCACGACCGGCCCGGCATCGGCTCGGTGCTGCGCAACCGGGTCTTCATGGCCCTCGTCGGCCTCACCTTCCTGCTGGCCTTCATCAACTACCAGGGCCTGGTCGCACTGCCGATCACCATGGGCCGCGAGGGCTACTCCGCCGCCGACTACGGACTGGTCGTCAGCCTCAACGGCGTGCTCATCGTGCTGCTGCAGATCCCGGTGACCCGCTTCGCCAAGGGGCGCAACCGCACCGCCATGCTGACCGCCGCCGCGCTGCTCACCGGCTGCGGCTTCGGGCTGGCGGCGTTCGCCGGATCCGTCTGGTTCTACGCCTTCACGGTCAGCATCTGGACCGCCGGCGAAATGCTCGCCGTCCCGGCCAACTCGGCCCTGGTCGCGGAGCTCTCCCCGATCCACTCCCGCGGCCGGTACCAGGGCGCGTACTCGCTGGCCTGGTCCGGCGCCTCCTTCCTGGCCCCGATGACGGCCGGCTTCCTGATCACCGCCTCCGGCGGCGACGCGGTCTGGCTGAGCTGCACCGTGCTCGGCGTGCTCACCGCCGCCGGATACGTACGGCTGCTGCGCGGCCGGATCCCGGAGGCGGCCGGGGCCGCCCCGCAGCGGCCGGCCGAGCCGGTGCCCGCGGCGGTGCCCGCGGCGGTGCCCGCACCGGCCTCCCCGGAGCCCGACTCGATCAAGAAAAATCCAGGTGCCACCCTCGGCACACCCTCGTAG
- the phoU gene encoding phosphate signaling complex protein PhoU, whose translation MRDAYHEELDSIGDGLIEMARLVGSAMGRATTALLDADLQLAESVIAADEKVDNLHHELENRAIALLARQQPVATDLRIVVTSLRMSADLERSGDLARHVAKLARLRYPHSAVPADLHPIVLEMGQLAQRLVAKAGLVISSKDVDAALELERDDDAMDELHRQLFSHLLDDRWQHGIETAVDVTLCGRYYERFADHAVSVAKRVVYLVTGEHADEFVPEVGK comes from the coding sequence ATGCGTGACGCGTACCACGAGGAACTCGACTCGATCGGTGACGGCCTGATCGAGATGGCCCGGCTGGTCGGATCCGCGATGGGCCGCGCGACCACGGCCCTGCTCGACGCCGACCTCCAGCTCGCCGAGAGCGTCATCGCGGCGGACGAGAAGGTCGACAACCTGCACCACGAGCTGGAGAACCGGGCCATCGCGCTGCTCGCCCGCCAGCAGCCGGTCGCCACCGACCTGCGCATCGTCGTCACCTCCCTGCGGATGAGCGCCGACCTGGAGCGCTCCGGCGACCTGGCCCGGCACGTCGCCAAGCTGGCCCGGCTGCGCTACCCGCACTCGGCGGTCCCCGCCGACCTGCACCCGATCGTCCTGGAGATGGGCCAGCTCGCCCAGCGCCTGGTCGCCAAGGCCGGACTGGTCATCTCCTCCAAGGACGTGGACGCCGCCCTGGAGCTGGAGCGCGACGACGACGCGATGGACGAGCTGCACCGCCAGCTCTTCTCGCACCTGCTGGACGACCGCTGGCAGCACGGCATCGAGACGGCCGTGGACGTGACCCTCTGCGGTCGCTACTACGAGCGCTTCGCCGACCATGCCGTCTCGGTCGCCAAGCGCGTGGTCTACCTGGTCACCGGCGAGCACGCGGACGAGTTCGTGCCGGAGGTCGGGAAGTAG